A window of the Tursiops truncatus isolate mTurTru1 chromosome 14, mTurTru1.mat.Y, whole genome shotgun sequence genome harbors these coding sequences:
- the XPO1 gene encoding exportin-1 isoform X2 gives MAQEVLTHLKEHPDAWTRVDTILEFSQNMNTKYYGLQILENVIKTRWKILPRNQCEGIKKYVVGLIIKTSSDPTCVEKEKVYIGKLNMILVQILKQEWPKHWPTFISDIVGASRTSESLCQNNMVILKLLSEEVFDFSSGQITQVKAKHLKDSMCNEFSQIFQLCQFVMENSQNAPLVHATLETLLRFLNWIPLGYIFETKLISTLIYKFLNVPMFRNVSLKCLTEIAGVSVSQYEEQFVTLFTLTMMQLKQMLPLNTNIRLAYSNGKDDEQNFIQNLSLFLCTFLKEHGQLIEKRLNLRETLMEALHYMLLVSEVEETEIFKICLEYWNHLAAELYRESPFSTSASPLLSGSQHFDVPPRRQLYLPVLSKVRLLMVSRMAKPEEVLVVENDQGEVVREFMKDTDSINLYKNMRETLVYLTHLDYVDTERIMTEKLHNQVNGTEWSWKNLNTLCWAIGSISGAMHEEDEKRFLVTVIKDLLGLCEQKRGKDNKAIIASNIMYIVGQYPRFLRAHWKFLKTVVNKLFEFMHETHDGVQDMACDTFIKIAQKCRRHFVQVQVGEVMPFIDEILNNINTIICDLQPQQVHTFYEAVGYMIGAQTDQTVQEHLIEKYMLLPNQVWDSIIQQATKNVDILKDPETVKQLGSILKTNVRACKAVGHPFVIQLGRIYLDMLNVYKCLSENISAAIQANGEMVTKQPLIRSMRTVKRETLKLISGWVSRSNDPQMVAENFVPPLLDAVLIDYQRNVPAAREPEVLSTMAIIVNKLGGHITAEIPQIFDAVFECTLNMINKDFEEYPEHRTNFFLLLQAVNSHCFPAFLAIPPAQFKLVLDSIIWAFKHTMRNVADTGLQILFTLLQNVAQEEAAAQSFYQTYFCDILQHIFSVVTDTSHTAGLTMHASILAYMFNLVEEGKISTPLNPGNPVNNQMFIQEYVANLLKSAFPHLQDAQVKLFVTGLFSLNQDIPAFKEHLRDFLVQIKEFAGEDTSDLFLEERETALRQAQEEKHKLQMSVPGILNPHEIPEEMCD, from the exons ggatAAAAAAATATGTTGTTGGCCTCATTATCAAGACGTCATCTGACCCAACTTGTGTAGAG aaggaAAAGGTATATATCGGGAAATTAAATATGATTCTTGTTCAG ATACTGAAACAAGAATGGCCAAAACATTGGCCAACTTTTATCAGTGACATTGTTGGAGCAAGTAGGACCAGTGAAAGTCTCTGTCAGAATAATATGGTGATTCTGAAACTCTTGAGTGAAGAAGTATTTGATTTCTCTAGTGGGCAGATAACCCAAGTGAAAGCTAAGCATTTAAAAGACAG catgtGCAATGAATTCTCACAAATTTTTCAGCTTTGTCAGTTTGTGATG GAAAATTCCCAAAATGCTCCACTTGTACATGCAACTTTGGAAACGTTGCTCAGATTTCTTAACTGGATTCCACTTGGATATATTTTTGAGACCAAGTTAATCAGCACGTTAATTTATAAG ttcCTGAATGTTCCAATGTTTCGAAATGTCTCTCTGAAGTGCCTCACTGAGATTGCTGGTGTGAGTGTAAGCCAGTATGAGGAACAATTTGTAACGCTATTTACGCTGACAATGATGCAGCTAAAACAG ATGCTTCCTTTAAATACCAATATTCGACTTGCATACTCGAATGGAAAGGATGATGAACAGAACTTTATTCAAAATCTCAGTTTGTTTCTCTGCACCTTTCTTAAAGAACATGGTCAACTTATAGAAAAAAGATTAAATCTCAGGGAAACACTCATGGAG GCCCTTCATTATATGTTGTTGGTATCCGAAGTAGAGGAAACCGAAATCTTTAAGATTTGTCTTGAGTACTGGAACCATCTGGCAGCTGAACTCTATAGAGAGAGCCCATTCTCAACATCTGCCTCTCCATTGCTATCTGGAAGTCAACATTTTGATGTTCCTCCCAGGAGGCAGCTGTATTTGCCTGTGTTGTCCAAG GTCCGTTTACTGATGGTTAGTCGAATGGCTAAACCAGAGGAAGTATTAGTTGTAGAAAATGATCAGGGAGAAGTTGTAAGAGAATTCATGAAGGATACAGATTCCATAAATTTGTATAAGAATATGAGAGAAACATTAG tttatCTTACTCATCTGGATTATGTAGATACAGAAAGAATAATGACTGAGAAGCTTCACAATCAAGTGAATGGTACAGAGTGGTCATGGAAAAATTTGAATACATTGTGTTGGGCGATAGGCTCCATTAGTGGAGCAATGCATGAAGAGGATGAAAAACGATTTCTTGTTACTGTTATAAAG GATCTACTAGGATTATGTGAACAGAAAAGAGGCAAAGATAATAAAGCTATTATTGCATCAAATATCATGTACATAGTAGGTCAATATCCACGGTTTTTAAGAGCTCACTGGAAATTCTTGAAGACTGTAGTTAACAAGCTCTTTGAATTCATGCATG AGACCCATGATGGAGTCCAAGACATGGCTTGTGATACTTTCATTAAAATAGCTCAAAAGTGCCGCAGGCATTTCGTTCAGGTTCAGGTTGGAGAAGTAATGCCATTTATTGATGAGATTTTGAACAACATTAACACTATAATTTGTGATCTTCAGCCTCAACAG GTCCATACATTTTATGAAGCTGTGGGGTACATGATTGGTGCACAAACAGACCAAACAGTACAGGAACATTTGATAGAAAAATACATGCTACTTCCTAATCAGGTTTGGGATAGCATAATCCAGCAAGCAACCAAA AATGTGGATATACTTAAAGATCCTGAAACAGTCAAGCAACTTGGTAGCATATTGAAAACAAATGTGAGAGCCTGCAAAGCGGTTGGACACCCGTTTGTGATTCAGCTTGGGAGAATTTATTTAGATATGCTTAATGTATACAAGTGCCTCAGTGAAAATATTTCTGCAGCTATTCAAGCTAATG GTGAGATGGTTACAAAGCAACCATTGATTAGAAGTATGCGAACAGTAAAAAGGGAAACTTTAAAGTTAATATCTGGTTGGGTGAGCCGGTCCAATGATCCACAGATG gtagCTGAAAATTTTGTTCCTCCTCTGTTGGATGCAGTTCTCATTGATTATCAGAGAAATGTCCCAGCTGCTAGAGAACCAGAAGTGCTTAGTACTATGGCTATTATTGTCAACAAGTTAGGAGGACATATAACAGCTGAAATACCTCAAATATTTGATGCTGTTTTTGAATGCACATTGAATATGATAAATAAG GACTTTGAAGAATATCCTGAGCACAGAACGAACTTTTTCTTACTACTTCAGGCTGTCAATTCTCATTGTTTCCCAGCATTCCTGGCTATTCCACCTGCACAATTTAAACTTGTTTTGGATTCCATCATTTGGGCTTTCAAACATACTATGAGGAATGTAGCAGATACAG GCTTACAGATACTTTTTACACTCTTACAAAATGTTGCACAAGAAGAAGCTGCAGCTCAGAGTTTCTATCAAACTTATTTTTGTGATATTCTTCAGCATATCTTTTCTGTCGTGACAGACACCTCACATACTGCTG GTTTGACAATGCATGCATCTATCCTTGCATATATGTTTAATTTggttgaagaaggaaaaataagtacACCATTAAATCCTGGAAATCCAGTTAACAACCAAATGTTTATTCAGGAATATGTGGCTAATCTTCTTAAGTCTGCATTCCCTCATCTTCAGGA TGCTCAAGTAAAGCTCTTTGTGACAGGACTTTTCAGCTTAAATCAGGATATTCCTGCATTCAAGGAACATCTTAGGGATTTCCTGGTACAGATAAAg GAGTTTGCAGGTGAAGATACATCGGATCTCTttttggaagaaagagaaacagcccTTCGACAGGCTCAGGAAGAGAAACATAAACTTCAAATGTCTGTCCCTGGCATCCTTAATCCACATGAAATTCCAGAAGAAATGTGTGATTAA
- the XPO1 gene encoding exportin-1 isoform X1: protein MPAIMTMLADHAARQLLDFSQKLDINLLDNVVNCLYHGEGAQQRMAQEVLTHLKEHPDAWTRVDTILEFSQNMNTKYYGLQILENVIKTRWKILPRNQCEGIKKYVVGLIIKTSSDPTCVEKEKVYIGKLNMILVQILKQEWPKHWPTFISDIVGASRTSESLCQNNMVILKLLSEEVFDFSSGQITQVKAKHLKDSMCNEFSQIFQLCQFVMENSQNAPLVHATLETLLRFLNWIPLGYIFETKLISTLIYKFLNVPMFRNVSLKCLTEIAGVSVSQYEEQFVTLFTLTMMQLKQMLPLNTNIRLAYSNGKDDEQNFIQNLSLFLCTFLKEHGQLIEKRLNLRETLMEALHYMLLVSEVEETEIFKICLEYWNHLAAELYRESPFSTSASPLLSGSQHFDVPPRRQLYLPVLSKVRLLMVSRMAKPEEVLVVENDQGEVVREFMKDTDSINLYKNMRETLVYLTHLDYVDTERIMTEKLHNQVNGTEWSWKNLNTLCWAIGSISGAMHEEDEKRFLVTVIKDLLGLCEQKRGKDNKAIIASNIMYIVGQYPRFLRAHWKFLKTVVNKLFEFMHETHDGVQDMACDTFIKIAQKCRRHFVQVQVGEVMPFIDEILNNINTIICDLQPQQVHTFYEAVGYMIGAQTDQTVQEHLIEKYMLLPNQVWDSIIQQATKNVDILKDPETVKQLGSILKTNVRACKAVGHPFVIQLGRIYLDMLNVYKCLSENISAAIQANGEMVTKQPLIRSMRTVKRETLKLISGWVSRSNDPQMVAENFVPPLLDAVLIDYQRNVPAAREPEVLSTMAIIVNKLGGHITAEIPQIFDAVFECTLNMINKDFEEYPEHRTNFFLLLQAVNSHCFPAFLAIPPAQFKLVLDSIIWAFKHTMRNVADTGLQILFTLLQNVAQEEAAAQSFYQTYFCDILQHIFSVVTDTSHTAGLTMHASILAYMFNLVEEGKISTPLNPGNPVNNQMFIQEYVANLLKSAFPHLQDAQVKLFVTGLFSLNQDIPAFKEHLRDFLVQIKEFAGEDTSDLFLEERETALRQAQEEKHKLQMSVPGILNPHEIPEEMCD, encoded by the exons ggatAAAAAAATATGTTGTTGGCCTCATTATCAAGACGTCATCTGACCCAACTTGTGTAGAG aaggaAAAGGTATATATCGGGAAATTAAATATGATTCTTGTTCAG ATACTGAAACAAGAATGGCCAAAACATTGGCCAACTTTTATCAGTGACATTGTTGGAGCAAGTAGGACCAGTGAAAGTCTCTGTCAGAATAATATGGTGATTCTGAAACTCTTGAGTGAAGAAGTATTTGATTTCTCTAGTGGGCAGATAACCCAAGTGAAAGCTAAGCATTTAAAAGACAG catgtGCAATGAATTCTCACAAATTTTTCAGCTTTGTCAGTTTGTGATG GAAAATTCCCAAAATGCTCCACTTGTACATGCAACTTTGGAAACGTTGCTCAGATTTCTTAACTGGATTCCACTTGGATATATTTTTGAGACCAAGTTAATCAGCACGTTAATTTATAAG ttcCTGAATGTTCCAATGTTTCGAAATGTCTCTCTGAAGTGCCTCACTGAGATTGCTGGTGTGAGTGTAAGCCAGTATGAGGAACAATTTGTAACGCTATTTACGCTGACAATGATGCAGCTAAAACAG ATGCTTCCTTTAAATACCAATATTCGACTTGCATACTCGAATGGAAAGGATGATGAACAGAACTTTATTCAAAATCTCAGTTTGTTTCTCTGCACCTTTCTTAAAGAACATGGTCAACTTATAGAAAAAAGATTAAATCTCAGGGAAACACTCATGGAG GCCCTTCATTATATGTTGTTGGTATCCGAAGTAGAGGAAACCGAAATCTTTAAGATTTGTCTTGAGTACTGGAACCATCTGGCAGCTGAACTCTATAGAGAGAGCCCATTCTCAACATCTGCCTCTCCATTGCTATCTGGAAGTCAACATTTTGATGTTCCTCCCAGGAGGCAGCTGTATTTGCCTGTGTTGTCCAAG GTCCGTTTACTGATGGTTAGTCGAATGGCTAAACCAGAGGAAGTATTAGTTGTAGAAAATGATCAGGGAGAAGTTGTAAGAGAATTCATGAAGGATACAGATTCCATAAATTTGTATAAGAATATGAGAGAAACATTAG tttatCTTACTCATCTGGATTATGTAGATACAGAAAGAATAATGACTGAGAAGCTTCACAATCAAGTGAATGGTACAGAGTGGTCATGGAAAAATTTGAATACATTGTGTTGGGCGATAGGCTCCATTAGTGGAGCAATGCATGAAGAGGATGAAAAACGATTTCTTGTTACTGTTATAAAG GATCTACTAGGATTATGTGAACAGAAAAGAGGCAAAGATAATAAAGCTATTATTGCATCAAATATCATGTACATAGTAGGTCAATATCCACGGTTTTTAAGAGCTCACTGGAAATTCTTGAAGACTGTAGTTAACAAGCTCTTTGAATTCATGCATG AGACCCATGATGGAGTCCAAGACATGGCTTGTGATACTTTCATTAAAATAGCTCAAAAGTGCCGCAGGCATTTCGTTCAGGTTCAGGTTGGAGAAGTAATGCCATTTATTGATGAGATTTTGAACAACATTAACACTATAATTTGTGATCTTCAGCCTCAACAG GTCCATACATTTTATGAAGCTGTGGGGTACATGATTGGTGCACAAACAGACCAAACAGTACAGGAACATTTGATAGAAAAATACATGCTACTTCCTAATCAGGTTTGGGATAGCATAATCCAGCAAGCAACCAAA AATGTGGATATACTTAAAGATCCTGAAACAGTCAAGCAACTTGGTAGCATATTGAAAACAAATGTGAGAGCCTGCAAAGCGGTTGGACACCCGTTTGTGATTCAGCTTGGGAGAATTTATTTAGATATGCTTAATGTATACAAGTGCCTCAGTGAAAATATTTCTGCAGCTATTCAAGCTAATG GTGAGATGGTTACAAAGCAACCATTGATTAGAAGTATGCGAACAGTAAAAAGGGAAACTTTAAAGTTAATATCTGGTTGGGTGAGCCGGTCCAATGATCCACAGATG gtagCTGAAAATTTTGTTCCTCCTCTGTTGGATGCAGTTCTCATTGATTATCAGAGAAATGTCCCAGCTGCTAGAGAACCAGAAGTGCTTAGTACTATGGCTATTATTGTCAACAAGTTAGGAGGACATATAACAGCTGAAATACCTCAAATATTTGATGCTGTTTTTGAATGCACATTGAATATGATAAATAAG GACTTTGAAGAATATCCTGAGCACAGAACGAACTTTTTCTTACTACTTCAGGCTGTCAATTCTCATTGTTTCCCAGCATTCCTGGCTATTCCACCTGCACAATTTAAACTTGTTTTGGATTCCATCATTTGGGCTTTCAAACATACTATGAGGAATGTAGCAGATACAG GCTTACAGATACTTTTTACACTCTTACAAAATGTTGCACAAGAAGAAGCTGCAGCTCAGAGTTTCTATCAAACTTATTTTTGTGATATTCTTCAGCATATCTTTTCTGTCGTGACAGACACCTCACATACTGCTG GTTTGACAATGCATGCATCTATCCTTGCATATATGTTTAATTTggttgaagaaggaaaaataagtacACCATTAAATCCTGGAAATCCAGTTAACAACCAAATGTTTATTCAGGAATATGTGGCTAATCTTCTTAAGTCTGCATTCCCTCATCTTCAGGA TGCTCAAGTAAAGCTCTTTGTGACAGGACTTTTCAGCTTAAATCAGGATATTCCTGCATTCAAGGAACATCTTAGGGATTTCCTGGTACAGATAAAg GAGTTTGCAGGTGAAGATACATCGGATCTCTttttggaagaaagagaaacagcccTTCGACAGGCTCAGGAAGAGAAACATAAACTTCAAATGTCTGTCCCTGGCATCCTTAATCCACATGAAATTCCAGAAGAAATGTGTGATTAA
- the XPO1 gene encoding exportin-1 isoform X3 — protein MILVQILKQEWPKHWPTFISDIVGASRTSESLCQNNMVILKLLSEEVFDFSSGQITQVKAKHLKDSMCNEFSQIFQLCQFVMENSQNAPLVHATLETLLRFLNWIPLGYIFETKLISTLIYKFLNVPMFRNVSLKCLTEIAGVSVSQYEEQFVTLFTLTMMQLKQMLPLNTNIRLAYSNGKDDEQNFIQNLSLFLCTFLKEHGQLIEKRLNLRETLMEALHYMLLVSEVEETEIFKICLEYWNHLAAELYRESPFSTSASPLLSGSQHFDVPPRRQLYLPVLSKVRLLMVSRMAKPEEVLVVENDQGEVVREFMKDTDSINLYKNMRETLVYLTHLDYVDTERIMTEKLHNQVNGTEWSWKNLNTLCWAIGSISGAMHEEDEKRFLVTVIKDLLGLCEQKRGKDNKAIIASNIMYIVGQYPRFLRAHWKFLKTVVNKLFEFMHETHDGVQDMACDTFIKIAQKCRRHFVQVQVGEVMPFIDEILNNINTIICDLQPQQVHTFYEAVGYMIGAQTDQTVQEHLIEKYMLLPNQVWDSIIQQATKNVDILKDPETVKQLGSILKTNVRACKAVGHPFVIQLGRIYLDMLNVYKCLSENISAAIQANGEMVTKQPLIRSMRTVKRETLKLISGWVSRSNDPQMVAENFVPPLLDAVLIDYQRNVPAAREPEVLSTMAIIVNKLGGHITAEIPQIFDAVFECTLNMINKDFEEYPEHRTNFFLLLQAVNSHCFPAFLAIPPAQFKLVLDSIIWAFKHTMRNVADTGLQILFTLLQNVAQEEAAAQSFYQTYFCDILQHIFSVVTDTSHTAGLTMHASILAYMFNLVEEGKISTPLNPGNPVNNQMFIQEYVANLLKSAFPHLQDAQVKLFVTGLFSLNQDIPAFKEHLRDFLVQIKEFAGEDTSDLFLEERETALRQAQEEKHKLQMSVPGILNPHEIPEEMCD, from the exons ATGATTCTTGTTCAG ATACTGAAACAAGAATGGCCAAAACATTGGCCAACTTTTATCAGTGACATTGTTGGAGCAAGTAGGACCAGTGAAAGTCTCTGTCAGAATAATATGGTGATTCTGAAACTCTTGAGTGAAGAAGTATTTGATTTCTCTAGTGGGCAGATAACCCAAGTGAAAGCTAAGCATTTAAAAGACAG catgtGCAATGAATTCTCACAAATTTTTCAGCTTTGTCAGTTTGTGATG GAAAATTCCCAAAATGCTCCACTTGTACATGCAACTTTGGAAACGTTGCTCAGATTTCTTAACTGGATTCCACTTGGATATATTTTTGAGACCAAGTTAATCAGCACGTTAATTTATAAG ttcCTGAATGTTCCAATGTTTCGAAATGTCTCTCTGAAGTGCCTCACTGAGATTGCTGGTGTGAGTGTAAGCCAGTATGAGGAACAATTTGTAACGCTATTTACGCTGACAATGATGCAGCTAAAACAG ATGCTTCCTTTAAATACCAATATTCGACTTGCATACTCGAATGGAAAGGATGATGAACAGAACTTTATTCAAAATCTCAGTTTGTTTCTCTGCACCTTTCTTAAAGAACATGGTCAACTTATAGAAAAAAGATTAAATCTCAGGGAAACACTCATGGAG GCCCTTCATTATATGTTGTTGGTATCCGAAGTAGAGGAAACCGAAATCTTTAAGATTTGTCTTGAGTACTGGAACCATCTGGCAGCTGAACTCTATAGAGAGAGCCCATTCTCAACATCTGCCTCTCCATTGCTATCTGGAAGTCAACATTTTGATGTTCCTCCCAGGAGGCAGCTGTATTTGCCTGTGTTGTCCAAG GTCCGTTTACTGATGGTTAGTCGAATGGCTAAACCAGAGGAAGTATTAGTTGTAGAAAATGATCAGGGAGAAGTTGTAAGAGAATTCATGAAGGATACAGATTCCATAAATTTGTATAAGAATATGAGAGAAACATTAG tttatCTTACTCATCTGGATTATGTAGATACAGAAAGAATAATGACTGAGAAGCTTCACAATCAAGTGAATGGTACAGAGTGGTCATGGAAAAATTTGAATACATTGTGTTGGGCGATAGGCTCCATTAGTGGAGCAATGCATGAAGAGGATGAAAAACGATTTCTTGTTACTGTTATAAAG GATCTACTAGGATTATGTGAACAGAAAAGAGGCAAAGATAATAAAGCTATTATTGCATCAAATATCATGTACATAGTAGGTCAATATCCACGGTTTTTAAGAGCTCACTGGAAATTCTTGAAGACTGTAGTTAACAAGCTCTTTGAATTCATGCATG AGACCCATGATGGAGTCCAAGACATGGCTTGTGATACTTTCATTAAAATAGCTCAAAAGTGCCGCAGGCATTTCGTTCAGGTTCAGGTTGGAGAAGTAATGCCATTTATTGATGAGATTTTGAACAACATTAACACTATAATTTGTGATCTTCAGCCTCAACAG GTCCATACATTTTATGAAGCTGTGGGGTACATGATTGGTGCACAAACAGACCAAACAGTACAGGAACATTTGATAGAAAAATACATGCTACTTCCTAATCAGGTTTGGGATAGCATAATCCAGCAAGCAACCAAA AATGTGGATATACTTAAAGATCCTGAAACAGTCAAGCAACTTGGTAGCATATTGAAAACAAATGTGAGAGCCTGCAAAGCGGTTGGACACCCGTTTGTGATTCAGCTTGGGAGAATTTATTTAGATATGCTTAATGTATACAAGTGCCTCAGTGAAAATATTTCTGCAGCTATTCAAGCTAATG GTGAGATGGTTACAAAGCAACCATTGATTAGAAGTATGCGAACAGTAAAAAGGGAAACTTTAAAGTTAATATCTGGTTGGGTGAGCCGGTCCAATGATCCACAGATG gtagCTGAAAATTTTGTTCCTCCTCTGTTGGATGCAGTTCTCATTGATTATCAGAGAAATGTCCCAGCTGCTAGAGAACCAGAAGTGCTTAGTACTATGGCTATTATTGTCAACAAGTTAGGAGGACATATAACAGCTGAAATACCTCAAATATTTGATGCTGTTTTTGAATGCACATTGAATATGATAAATAAG GACTTTGAAGAATATCCTGAGCACAGAACGAACTTTTTCTTACTACTTCAGGCTGTCAATTCTCATTGTTTCCCAGCATTCCTGGCTATTCCACCTGCACAATTTAAACTTGTTTTGGATTCCATCATTTGGGCTTTCAAACATACTATGAGGAATGTAGCAGATACAG GCTTACAGATACTTTTTACACTCTTACAAAATGTTGCACAAGAAGAAGCTGCAGCTCAGAGTTTCTATCAAACTTATTTTTGTGATATTCTTCAGCATATCTTTTCTGTCGTGACAGACACCTCACATACTGCTG GTTTGACAATGCATGCATCTATCCTTGCATATATGTTTAATTTggttgaagaaggaaaaataagtacACCATTAAATCCTGGAAATCCAGTTAACAACCAAATGTTTATTCAGGAATATGTGGCTAATCTTCTTAAGTCTGCATTCCCTCATCTTCAGGA TGCTCAAGTAAAGCTCTTTGTGACAGGACTTTTCAGCTTAAATCAGGATATTCCTGCATTCAAGGAACATCTTAGGGATTTCCTGGTACAGATAAAg GAGTTTGCAGGTGAAGATACATCGGATCTCTttttggaagaaagagaaacagcccTTCGACAGGCTCAGGAAGAGAAACATAAACTTCAAATGTCTGTCCCTGGCATCCTTAATCCACATGAAATTCCAGAAGAAATGTGTGATTAA